A window of Patagioenas fasciata isolate bPatFas1 chromosome 5, bPatFas1.hap1, whole genome shotgun sequence contains these coding sequences:
- the LOC136102368 gene encoding carbohydrate sulfotransferase 9-like → MNQKVLVFLLPNFFFGIFLFGFFCKKQKNLTGVFPDPSADWLAIQNDRKSTLASVCLKNNLRKLSSKLDSYVASRLFVEHKHKFIYCEVPKVGCSNWKRTIFILQEDLNTEASEIEHDQIHQTSVIKKLESYPPAMQKEFLNNYTKVMFTRHPLERLVSAYRDKLLHSEPYYSITIANEMKAMFRKNINSSEKVSFQEFVSFIISRGPESLDIHWKPMFLLCDPCNIHYDILGKYETLGIDSEHVLRAIGAPENLQYPNLKRYSSEKRTSGAITLEYLRQLNSAQIEKIIKMYQMDFFMFNYTMEYKDYFSLHD, encoded by the exons ATGAACCAGAAAGTGTTAGTTTTCCTTCTcccaaattttttttttgggatatttctttttgggtttttctgtaagaaacaaaaaaatctaacag GTGTTTTTCCTGATCCCTCTGCAGACTGGCTGGCAATTCAAAATGATCGCAAAAGCACGCTGGCTTCTGTCTGCCTGAAGAACAACCTTCGTAAATTAAGCAGCAAATTGGATTCTTATGTTGCAAGCCGGCTCTTTGTGGAGCACAAACATAAGTTTATCTACTGTGAGGTGCCCAAAGTAGGCTGCTCCAACTGGAAGAGAACTATTTTTATTCTCCAAGAAGACTTGAATACAGAAGCTTCTGAAATTGAGCATGACCAGATCCACCAAACCTCGGTGATCAAAAAGCTAGAGAGTTATCCTCCTGCCATGCAAAAGGAATTTCTGAACAATTACACCAAAGTGATGTTCACCAGGCATCCCTTGGAACGGCTGGTTTCAGCTTACAGGGACAAACTTCTGCACTCAGAGCCATATTACAGTATCACTATCGCTAATGAGATGAAAGCAATGTTTAGGAAAAACATAAATTCTTCTGAAAAAGTGAGCTTCCAGGAGTTTGTCAGTTTCATTATATCAAGAGGGCCAGAGAGTCTTGACATTCACTGGAAACCCATGTTTCTGCTCTGTGATCCTTGCAACATTCACTATGATATTCTGGGTAAGTATGAAACTTTGGGGATAGATTCTGAGCATGTTTTGAGGGCCATTGGAGCACCAGAGAACCTGCAATACCCCAACTTGAAGAGGTATAGCTCAGAGAAGCGAACTAGTGGTGCCATCACCTTGGAGTATCTCAGACAATTGAACTCAGCACAAATTGAGAAGATAATAAAAATGTATCAAATGGATTTTTTCATGTTCAACTACACTATGGAATACAAGGATTATTTTTCCCTGCATGACTAA